The Novosphingobium kaempferiae genome includes a window with the following:
- a CDS encoding SDR family NAD(P)-dependent oxidoreductase: MKVAIITGAGSGIGLETAKILHAEGFAIVGVGRSRDKLATLEAEIGNPDHVLAISADVTDPAAPKAIVEQALAKFGRIDALVNNAGVGSPKPLDETDDETLDGFLDIMLVAPFRLCRDVIPHLGEGASVVNVTSTFAHIGGRRGGAYSAAKGGLKSLTEHMACEYGPRGIRSNCVAPGVTMTDMVRHRFEDEGFKRNNVETTPYPRLAQPEDVASVIAFLCLPGSEMINGQSIVVDGGWTATKYLSPRVTRTTWVEPVGV, from the coding sequence GTGAAGGTAGCGATCATCACCGGCGCGGGCAGCGGCATCGGCCTCGAAACCGCGAAGATCCTGCACGCAGAAGGCTTCGCGATCGTCGGCGTCGGGCGCAGCAGGGACAAGCTGGCGACGCTGGAGGCCGAGATCGGCAATCCCGACCACGTCCTCGCCATCAGCGCCGACGTGACCGACCCGGCGGCTCCGAAGGCCATCGTCGAGCAGGCGCTGGCGAAGTTCGGGCGGATAGACGCGCTGGTCAACAACGCGGGCGTCGGTAGCCCCAAGCCGCTCGATGAGACCGACGACGAGACGCTGGACGGCTTCCTCGACATCATGCTCGTCGCCCCGTTCCGCCTGTGCCGCGACGTCATCCCGCACCTTGGCGAAGGGGCGAGCGTGGTCAACGTGACCAGCACTTTCGCGCATATCGGCGGACGGCGTGGCGGGGCCTATTCGGCGGCGAAGGGCGGCCTCAAGTCGCTGACCGAGCATATGGCCTGCGAATACGGCCCGCGCGGCATCCGCTCCAACTGCGTGGCGCCGGGCGTCACCATGACCGACATGGTGCGCCACCGCTTCGAGGACGAAGGCTTCAAGCGCAACAACGTCGAGACCACGCCCTATCCGCGCCTCGCCCAGCCGGAGGACGTGGCCTCCGTCATCGCCTTCCTGTGCCTGCCGGGGAGTGAGATGATAAACGGTCAGTCCATCGTCGTCGACGGCGGCTGGACGGCGACGAAATACCTCTCGCCGAGGGTCACGCGCACGACCTGGGTGGAGCCGGTGGGGGTGTAA
- a CDS encoding substrate-binding domain-containing protein, translating to MNRSDAPVVPLPVRNPRASVIERANYVPDLLPRKGAARPVEALAPPPVVLLLHDGRNGDVLDLVESGLATGIEDSHLIARHRFAPDMTAGAFTRFLERHRPACVVLVPPLSGSDDLAALCARAQVRCLRLGVTGDLACDERRAAAVAVARLVAAGHARIGLVSGAEGSPSAQQRELGYLDAMAEYGLDRGPALIVPGDDTFESGIEAGLLLLEISPRPTAILACNDAMALGLLHAAARAGIAVPDALAVVGFDDTPLARRALPALSSVHVPWERIGQEAARRVLSDAQAPPVSFEGELVERASSHFG from the coding sequence ATGAACCGATCCGACGCGCCCGTCGTGCCCCTGCCCGTCCGCAACCCGCGCGCCTCCGTCATCGAGCGGGCGAACTACGTGCCCGACCTGCTCCCGCGAAAGGGCGCGGCGCGCCCGGTGGAAGCCTTAGCCCCGCCACCGGTCGTCCTGCTGCTTCACGACGGGCGCAACGGCGATGTGCTCGATCTGGTCGAGAGCGGGCTGGCGACGGGGATCGAGGACAGCCACCTGATCGCCCGCCACAGGTTCGCCCCGGACATGACGGCGGGGGCTTTCACCCGTTTCCTCGAACGGCATCGCCCCGCCTGCGTGGTGCTCGTCCCGCCGCTGTCGGGCAGCGACGATCTCGCCGCCCTCTGCGCGCGGGCGCAGGTGCGCTGCCTGCGGCTGGGCGTGACCGGAGACCTCGCCTGCGACGAGCGCCGCGCCGCCGCCGTCGCCGTGGCCCGGCTGGTCGCCGCCGGTCATGCGCGGATCGGCCTCGTCTCCGGCGCAGAAGGATCGCCGAGCGCGCAGCAGCGGGAACTGGGCTATCTCGACGCCATGGCGGAGTACGGGCTCGACCGCGGCCCCGCGTTGATCGTTCCGGGGGACGACACGTTCGAGTCCGGGATCGAGGCCGGGCTGCTCCTGCTGGAAATCAGCCCGCGCCCCACCGCGATCCTGGCGTGCAACGATGCGATGGCGCTCGGCTTGCTCCACGCCGCCGCACGCGCCGGGATCGCGGTGCCCGATGCGCTGGCGGTGGTCGGCTTCGACGATACCCCCCTCGCCCGCCGCGCGCTGCCTGCGCTCAGTTCGGTGCATGTGCCGTGGGAGCGGATCGGGCAGGAGGCAGCGCGGCGCGTCCTTTCGGACGCTCAGGCGCCGCCGGTTTCGTTCGAGGGCGAACTGGTCGAGCGCGCCTCGTCCCACTTCGGATAG
- a CDS encoding MFS transporter has product MGSEVKLTAMQEFARHWRMVLAAAIGFSFTSVMTAATGLFIGPISREFGWSITLASSGVSIVALLTFLFSPLFGVFIDKWGVRRLAIPGLVLMGLVMAALSLLDGSVWQWFAVWTAYSLAALMTKSTVWTASANSTFTSGRGVALGLVLSGAALAQAFTPLVTEYLIRVHGWRMAFVWLAVGWGSLAVVMCLLWLRDGYEISRESKGTSAGPLLDVPGLTVRQALRDPAVLRIAGSTFLVLMVTIGLVVHQFRILTGSGFSAQTAALAALPAGLAGIAGKLVTGVLLDRYPARWVGGLTIGISAVTFVALLVPQAPVWVVVGALIVNGYASGTKLQLVGFLTAAYTGMRQFGTIFGLMASLIAAGSGLGPVLGGWIYDTWHSYTPGLWAGVVLTLVSAWLLLGLPAYPKWDEARSTSSPSNETGGA; this is encoded by the coding sequence TTGGGAAGCGAAGTGAAGCTGACCGCGATGCAGGAGTTCGCGCGGCACTGGCGCATGGTGCTGGCGGCGGCCATCGGCTTCTCGTTCACCTCCGTGATGACCGCCGCGACCGGGCTTTTCATCGGCCCGATCAGCCGCGAATTCGGCTGGAGCATCACGCTGGCGTCCTCCGGCGTGTCGATCGTGGCGCTGCTGACGTTCCTGTTCTCGCCGCTGTTCGGGGTGTTCATCGACAAGTGGGGCGTCCGCCGGCTGGCGATCCCGGGGCTGGTGCTGATGGGGCTGGTCATGGCCGCGCTCAGCCTGCTCGACGGGTCGGTGTGGCAGTGGTTCGCAGTCTGGACGGCCTATTCGCTGGCGGCGCTGATGACCAAGTCGACGGTGTGGACGGCCTCCGCCAACAGCACCTTCACTTCTGGGCGCGGCGTCGCGCTGGGGCTGGTGCTGTCGGGCGCGGCGCTGGCGCAGGCGTTCACGCCGCTCGTCACCGAGTACCTCATCCGCGTGCACGGCTGGCGCATGGCCTTCGTATGGCTGGCAGTCGGCTGGGGATCGCTGGCGGTGGTGATGTGCCTGCTATGGCTGCGCGACGGGTACGAGATCAGCCGGGAGTCCAAGGGCACGAGTGCGGGGCCGCTGCTCGACGTGCCGGGGCTGACCGTGCGGCAGGCGCTGCGCGATCCGGCGGTGCTGCGCATCGCGGGCTCCACTTTCCTGGTGCTGATGGTGACAATCGGGTTGGTGGTGCACCAGTTCCGCATCCTGACCGGCTCCGGCTTCAGCGCGCAGACGGCGGCGCTGGCGGCGCTGCCTGCGGGGCTGGCGGGGATCGCGGGCAAGCTCGTCACCGGCGTCCTGCTTGATCGCTATCCGGCGCGCTGGGTGGGCGGGCTGACCATCGGCATCTCCGCCGTGACGTTCGTGGCGCTGCTGGTGCCGCAGGCGCCGGTCTGGGTGGTGGTGGGCGCGCTTATCGTCAACGGCTATGCCAGCGGGACCAAGCTGCAGCTCGTCGGCTTCCTGACCGCCGCCTATACCGGAATGCGGCAGTTCGGGACGATCTTCGGCCTGATGGCGAGCCTCATCGCGGCGGGATCGGGCCTTGGCCCGGTGCTGGGCGGGTGGATCTACGACACCTGGCACAGTTATACGCCGGGGCTCTGGGCAGGCGTGGTGCTGACGCTGGTGAGCGCGTGGCTGCTGCTGGGCCTGCCTGCCTATCCGAAGTGGGACGAGGCGCGCTCGACCAGTTCGCCCTCGAACGAAACCGGCGGCGCCTGA
- a CDS encoding GGDEF domain-containing protein — protein sequence MYLQTDRHRSAIRPLTDGRLVSQAAALVGLSAWSCDLATEQLEWSDGVFDIFGLPQDTHFERRDTVALYCEESRDIMLRLRAQAIEAGSGFSMEAQIRQPGGELRWLRLAANTCVENGRAVQLYGMKQDITLERLRWDELRRLAENDPLTGLGNRARFQSEFLDLPAGSERLARIGALAVFDLNGFKGINDRWGHAAGDACIARFGERLASAFPAARLIARIGGDEFAMLLPSSVPAPALEAGLRRRLNGLVTRVEWRGTLIPIGVSAGLAFAGGTPEETFAAADAALYAAKRSGRNVLRVAA from the coding sequence TTGTACCTTCAGACCGACCGGCATCGATCCGCAATACGGCCGCTCACCGACGGTCGCCTCGTCTCGCAGGCCGCCGCGCTGGTCGGCCTCAGCGCGTGGAGTTGCGACCTCGCGACCGAGCAGCTCGAATGGTCGGACGGCGTCTTCGACATCTTCGGCCTGCCACAGGACACCCATTTCGAACGCCGCGACACCGTTGCGCTCTACTGCGAGGAATCGCGCGACATCATGCTGCGCCTGCGCGCGCAGGCGATCGAGGCGGGCTCCGGCTTCTCGATGGAAGCGCAGATCCGCCAGCCCGGCGGCGAACTGCGCTGGCTGCGGCTGGCGGCCAATACCTGCGTCGAGAACGGCCGCGCGGTGCAGCTCTACGGCATGAAGCAGGACATCACGCTGGAGCGCCTGCGCTGGGACGAGTTGCGGCGGCTGGCGGAGAACGACCCGCTCACCGGCCTCGGCAACCGCGCGCGCTTCCAGTCCGAATTCCTCGACCTGCCCGCCGGGTCGGAACGGCTGGCGCGGATCGGCGCGCTGGCGGTGTTCGACCTCAACGGGTTCAAGGGCATCAACGACCGCTGGGGCCACGCCGCCGGAGACGCCTGCATCGCCCGCTTCGGCGAACGCCTCGCCAGCGCCTTCCCCGCCGCCCGCCTGATCGCCCGCATCGGCGGCGACGAGTTTGCGATGCTGCTCCCTTCGAGCGTTCCGGCGCCCGCGCTGGAGGCTGGCTTGCGGCGGCGCTTGAATGGCCTCGTCACCCGCGTGGAATGGCGGGGAACGCTGATCCCCATCGGCGTCAGCGCCGGACTGGCCTTTGCTGGCGGTACACCGGAAGAGACTTTCGCGGCGGCCGATGCGGCGCTCTACGCGGCCAAGCGCAGCGGACGGAACGTACTGCGCGTGGCGGCTTGA
- a CDS encoding CaiB/BaiF CoA transferase family protein — MSTPKAALEGIRVIDMSRVFAAPVGAQILGDLGADVIKIERPGVGDDGRGYGFSWVPGKDGIETRHSSFFTVSNRNKRSITLNHSKAEGQAILRDLVKTADVLIENYKVGDLKRFGLDYDSLREINPGLIYCSVTGFGQTGPMAALPGYDGLFQATGGMMAVTGIPEGQPGSGPLKTGPSLVDFVTGHNTALAILGALMHRTRTGEGQYIDIALLDSSVAMVSHIMQDYLISGNAPPRLGNGGNGGGPADLIHCADGIIYLTAGTDEHWRRLTVLMEQPELNTDPRFDSNLKRGKTNRAELMEIINGWSGRFPVAEVQAMLDGVGIPAARYNELDQVWEDPQVQHRGLRATTPHAFAESGSVDLIASPLAKMSASPATIRMAPPMLGEHTDAVLSELGYDEAQIAALREAKVV, encoded by the coding sequence ATGAGCACTCCCAAAGCTGCCCTCGAAGGCATCCGCGTCATCGACATGAGCCGCGTCTTCGCCGCCCCGGTAGGCGCGCAGATCCTCGGCGATCTCGGCGCGGACGTCATCAAGATCGAGCGCCCCGGCGTGGGCGACGACGGGCGCGGTTACGGCTTTTCATGGGTGCCCGGAAAGGACGGGATCGAGACGCGGCATTCCAGCTTCTTCACCGTCTCCAACCGCAACAAGCGCTCGATCACGCTCAACCATTCGAAGGCGGAGGGGCAGGCGATCCTGCGCGATCTGGTGAAGACCGCAGACGTGCTGATCGAGAACTACAAGGTCGGCGATCTCAAGCGCTTCGGCCTCGATTACGACAGCCTGCGGGAGATCAATCCGGGCCTTATCTACTGCTCGGTGACGGGCTTCGGACAGACCGGGCCGATGGCCGCGCTGCCGGGCTATGACGGGCTGTTCCAGGCGACCGGGGGCATGATGGCGGTGACCGGGATTCCCGAGGGGCAGCCGGGCTCCGGGCCGCTCAAGACCGGGCCGAGCCTCGTCGACTTCGTGACCGGGCACAATACCGCGCTCGCCATCCTCGGCGCGCTGATGCACCGCACCCGCACCGGCGAGGGGCAGTACATCGACATCGCCCTGCTCGACAGCTCGGTGGCGATGGTGAGCCACATCATGCAGGACTATCTCATCAGCGGAAACGCCCCGCCGCGCCTCGGTAACGGGGGCAACGGCGGCGGTCCGGCGGACCTGATCCACTGCGCCGACGGCATCATCTACCTGACCGCCGGGACCGACGAGCACTGGCGCCGCCTGACGGTGCTGATGGAGCAGCCCGAACTCAACACCGACCCGCGCTTCGACAGCAACCTCAAGCGCGGCAAGACCAACCGGGCCGAGCTGATGGAGATCATCAACGGCTGGAGCGGCCGCTTCCCGGTGGCGGAAGTGCAGGCCATGCTCGACGGAGTGGGCATTCCGGCGGCGCGCTACAACGAACTGGACCAGGTCTGGGAAGACCCGCAGGTGCAGCATCGCGGCCTACGCGCGACGACGCCGCACGCCTTTGCCGAAAGCGGCTCGGTGGACCTCATCGCCAGCCCGCTCGCGAAAATGTCCGCCAGCCCCGCGACGATCCGCATGGCCCCGCCGATGCTGGGGGAGCACACCGACGCGGTACTGTCCGAACTCGGCTACGACGAGGCGCAGATCGCGGCGCTGCGCGAAGCGAAAGTGGTCTGA
- a CDS encoding thiolase family protein gives MAREAYITGVGQSEVGVRLPRHPLLLTLDAAKEAIAEAGLTFEQIDGVFSFPGKSHGYLAFSPVGTDEVIEALGIKSKWQMGGLEQPAQLSAIGMAAWAVKEGICRHVLCYRTVYEAGGMADPATYMPARPDTVSGASQWTSPFWATSAACWTAQYAARHVHKYGLTREQLGQIAINGSKNAMLNPNARAITKEELTLDKYMSARMISTPLCLYDCDRFSDASTVVIVSAGDALDEIRCEPIRIAAMSGSVDRYSWDQVEWPAAYDAGPDLWARTDYTAADVDTAQFYDGFAFLPITWLEALGFCGKGEGGRFIEGGTRIARDGELPLNTAGGQLGAGRLHGFGFAHEAVTQLRGKAGARQIPGDPRVAVATSGGGPLAAALLLAKD, from the coding sequence ATGGCGCGTGAAGCCTACATCACCGGCGTGGGCCAGTCCGAAGTCGGCGTGCGACTGCCGCGCCATCCGCTGCTGCTGACGCTCGACGCCGCGAAGGAGGCCATCGCCGAGGCGGGCCTGACCTTCGAGCAGATCGACGGCGTGTTCTCGTTCCCCGGCAAGAGCCATGGCTATCTTGCGTTCTCGCCCGTCGGCACCGACGAGGTGATCGAGGCACTGGGCATCAAGTCGAAATGGCAGATGGGCGGTCTTGAGCAGCCCGCGCAGCTGTCCGCCATCGGCATGGCGGCATGGGCGGTGAAGGAAGGCATCTGCCGCCATGTGCTGTGCTACCGCACCGTCTACGAGGCAGGCGGCATGGCCGACCCCGCGACCTACATGCCCGCCCGGCCCGACACCGTTTCCGGCGCGTCGCAGTGGACCAGCCCGTTCTGGGCGACTTCCGCCGCCTGCTGGACCGCGCAATACGCCGCGCGCCACGTCCACAAGTACGGCCTGACGCGCGAGCAGCTTGGCCAGATCGCGATCAACGGATCGAAGAACGCGATGCTCAACCCGAACGCCCGCGCGATCACCAAGGAGGAACTGACGCTCGACAAGTACATGTCGGCGCGGATGATCTCGACCCCGCTGTGCCTCTACGACTGCGACCGCTTCTCCGACGCATCGACGGTGGTGATCGTCTCCGCCGGTGACGCGCTCGACGAGATCAGGTGCGAGCCGATCCGCATCGCCGCGATGTCGGGCTCGGTCGACCGCTATTCGTGGGACCAGGTCGAATGGCCCGCCGCCTACGACGCGGGACCGGACTTGTGGGCGCGCACCGACTACACCGCCGCCGACGTCGACACCGCGCAGTTCTACGACGGCTTCGCGTTCCTGCCGATCACCTGGCTTGAGGCCCTCGGCTTCTGCGGGAAGGGTGAAGGCGGCCGCTTCATCGAAGGCGGCACCCGCATTGCGCGCGATGGCGAACTGCCGCTCAACACCGCGGGCGGCCAGCTTGGCGCCGGACGCCTCCACGGCTTCGGCTTCGCGCACGAGGCAGTGACGCAGCTGCGCGGCAAGGCGGGCGCGCGGCAGATACCGGGCGATCCCCGCGTGGCGGTGGCGACATCGGGCGGCGGCCCGCTGGCGGCGGCGCTGCTGCTGGCGAAGGATTAG
- a CDS encoding TIGR03619 family F420-dependent LLM class oxidoreductase, with translation MKLGFAMPHMLRLKATMQPWETQVTGADQTSLAKWAEKLGFEMIAVPEHHVIPRQHVELSGPFYFNAYTAMAYIAGATERVRVNSCIAILPAQHPIVTAKALSTMDWLSSGRVTITFAVGWLAKEFAILGVPFHERGAMADEYIRAIIALWTEENPEFEGKYVSFRDVAFEPKPVQKPHIPVWFGGDADAVLRRVSRHAQGWWPFLTKPEDIAARIDFIRSQPDHNGQLSDVYYGMATARVGEGHAVIDDPTARPGQTRQEIVDRLGWLQDQGVTWSSIPIPPLPDIAAYYDYTQWIAEEIMPAVR, from the coding sequence ATGAAACTGGGCTTCGCGATGCCGCACATGCTGCGGCTCAAGGCGACGATGCAGCCGTGGGAAACGCAGGTCACCGGGGCCGACCAGACCAGCCTCGCCAAATGGGCGGAAAAGCTGGGTTTCGAGATGATCGCGGTGCCCGAGCATCACGTCATCCCCCGGCAGCACGTCGAGCTTTCCGGACCGTTCTACTTCAACGCCTATACCGCCATGGCCTATATCGCCGGGGCGACCGAGCGGGTGCGCGTCAATTCGTGCATCGCCATCCTGCCCGCCCAGCATCCGATCGTCACCGCCAAGGCGCTTTCGACGATGGACTGGCTGTCCAGCGGGCGGGTGACGATCACTTTTGCCGTCGGTTGGCTGGCGAAGGAGTTCGCGATTCTGGGCGTTCCGTTCCATGAACGCGGCGCGATGGCGGACGAATACATCCGCGCCATCATTGCCCTGTGGACCGAGGAAAACCCTGAATTCGAAGGGAAATATGTCTCGTTCCGCGATGTCGCCTTCGAGCCGAAGCCGGTGCAGAAACCGCACATTCCGGTGTGGTTCGGCGGCGATGCGGATGCCGTCCTGCGGCGCGTTTCGCGCCATGCGCAGGGCTGGTGGCCGTTCCTGACGAAGCCCGAGGACATCGCCGCGCGGATCGACTTCATCCGCTCCCAACCTGACCACAACGGCCAGCTTTCGGACGTATATTACGGCATGGCGACCGCCCGCGTCGGCGAGGGTCACGCCGTGATCGACGATCCCACGGCCCGTCCCGGCCAGACCCGGCAGGAGATCGTCGATCGCCTGGGATGGCTGCAAGATCAGGGAGTTACGTGGAGTTCGATCCCTATCCCGCCCCTCCCCGACATCGCGGCCTACTACGACTATACCCAGTGGATCGCCGAGGAGATCATGCCCGCCGTCAGGTGA
- a CDS encoding Zn-ribbon domain-containing OB-fold protein → MRLPRPRPKLDQENSAFWTGGAEGKLRIVRCGDCGNYTHPPRILCRHCQSENVSAEPVAGTGVIDTFTVNHQPWAKDLPVPYVIARVALDGVPGVYLTTNIVNCPVEAVGFGDPVRVVFEEQDGVFYPLFEKAD, encoded by the coding sequence ATGCGCCTACCAAGGCCACGCCCAAAGCTGGATCAGGAGAACTCTGCGTTCTGGACGGGCGGTGCAGAGGGCAAGCTGCGCATCGTGCGCTGCGGCGACTGCGGAAACTACACCCACCCGCCCCGCATCCTGTGCCGCCATTGCCAGTCGGAGAACGTCTCCGCCGAGCCCGTCGCGGGGACCGGGGTGATCGACACATTCACCGTCAACCACCAGCCATGGGCCAAGGATCTGCCCGTCCCCTACGTCATCGCCCGCGTCGCGCTCGACGGGGTGCCGGGGGTCTACCTCACCACCAACATCGTCAACTGCCCGGTCGAGGCAGTCGGCTTCGGCGATCCGGTGCGCGTCGTGTTCGAGGAGCAGGACGGCGTGTTCTATCCCCTGTTCGAGAAGGCCGACTGA
- a CDS encoding VOC family protein codes for MIRGIHHIGMNCRDLARMKRFYCDALGFEPVDEDGFGWADEPVMDHIVDLPGSAAKGCMLRAGSCYIEMFEYAAPPSDLDRPLRPNDRGYTHFCIDVTDIARDIAHLKACGMTFNERDFVDVGHVKTLYGYDPEGNVIEVQQCAPANGFTLEELRERVPVL; via the coding sequence ATGATCCGCGGCATCCACCACATCGGCATGAACTGCCGCGATCTCGCGCGGATGAAGCGCTTCTACTGCGATGCGCTTGGCTTCGAGCCGGTGGACGAAGACGGCTTCGGCTGGGCCGACGAGCCGGTGATGGACCACATCGTCGACCTGCCGGGCTCCGCGGCCAAGGGCTGCATGCTGCGCGCGGGAAGCTGCTACATCGAGATGTTCGAATATGCCGCGCCGCCTTCCGACCTCGACCGGCCGCTGCGGCCCAACGACCGGGGCTACACGCACTTCTGCATCGACGTGACCGACATCGCGCGCGACATCGCCCATCTGAAAGCCTGCGGCATGACCTTCAACGAGCGCGATTTCGTGGACGTGGGGCATGTGAAGACGCTCTACGGCTACGACCCGGAGGGCAACGTGATCGAGGTGCAGCAGTGCGCCCCCGCCAACGGCTTCACGCTGGAAGAACTGCGCGAGCGGGTGCCGGTGCTCTGA
- a CDS encoding acyltransferase family protein, with product MKPATSQRHYGMDWLRIGAFVLLIFYHVGFSFTPWGFQTPTRGVVQWAEIPLLGLSAWRLALLFAISGYASAALFAKDGDTVSFLKSRLLRLGIPLLFGLTVIVPPQPYMGLLNSGYTHGYGYFLFHDAFSFRRVIHENLPAIMHLWFVIYLLVYTVVLCLALMVLPASWRAALARGSEKVLAGPLLLPLGCLMTYAVRYPGDGWTDTHSVLTDMCAHLHYGGMFLFGFLLRRSDALRQAIALQWKPALAVGLAGYAFVALEAWHFPGNVRTPRAWMEPLDFAKSVQCWGTVIALFGIADRFWNRDARWRTTLVEAVFPVFIAHQTVMVLVSYWLRDKGLTALPEFLTLCITVAVGSWAFYLIGREVGPLRPLIGLKRAKSVKRVDAGALPSHVA from the coding sequence ATGAAACCCGCCACCAGCCAGCGCCACTACGGAATGGATTGGCTGCGCATTGGCGCTTTCGTGCTCCTGATCTTCTACCATGTCGGCTTCTCGTTCACGCCCTGGGGCTTCCAGACGCCGACGCGCGGCGTGGTGCAGTGGGCGGAGATTCCGCTGCTGGGCCTCAGCGCATGGCGGCTGGCGCTGCTCTTCGCGATCTCCGGTTACGCCAGCGCGGCGCTGTTCGCGAAGGATGGGGATACCGTCAGTTTCCTGAAAAGCCGCCTGCTGCGCCTCGGCATTCCGCTGCTGTTCGGCCTCACCGTAATCGTGCCGCCGCAGCCCTACATGGGCCTGCTCAACAGCGGCTACACGCACGGTTACGGCTACTTCCTGTTCCACGACGCCTTCAGCTTCCGCCGCGTGATCCACGAGAACCTGCCCGCGATCATGCACTTGTGGTTCGTGATCTACCTGCTGGTCTACACCGTGGTGCTGTGCCTGGCGCTGATGGTGCTGCCCGCAAGCTGGCGCGCGGCGCTGGCGCGGGGCAGCGAGAAGGTGCTGGCCGGGCCGCTGCTGCTGCCGCTCGGCTGCCTGATGACGTATGCGGTGCGCTACCCGGGCGACGGCTGGACCGATACGCACAGCGTCCTCACCGACATGTGCGCGCACCTCCATTACGGAGGCATGTTCCTGTTCGGCTTCCTGCTGCGCCGTTCCGACGCGCTGCGGCAGGCCATCGCGTTGCAGTGGAAGCCCGCGCTGGCGGTCGGCCTTGCGGGCTATGCCTTCGTCGCGCTGGAGGCTTGGCACTTCCCCGGCAATGTGCGCACCCCGCGCGCGTGGATGGAGCCGCTGGACTTCGCCAAGTCGGTGCAGTGCTGGGGCACCGTGATCGCGCTGTTCGGCATCGCCGACCGCTTCTGGAACCGCGACGCGCGCTGGCGCACCACGCTGGTGGAGGCGGTGTTCCCGGTCTTCATCGCGCACCAGACGGTCATGGTGCTGGTCAGCTACTGGCTGCGCGACAAGGGCCTGACCGCGCTGCCCGAGTTCCTGACCCTGTGCATCACCGTGGCGGTGGGGTCTTGGGCGTTCTACCTGATCGGGCGAGAGGTCGGCCCGCTGCGGCCGCTGATCGGCTTGAAGCGGGCCAAGTCGGTGAAGCGGGTGGATGCCGGCGCCTTGCCTTCGCACGTAGCGTGA